In a single window of the Acyrthosiphon pisum isolate AL4f chromosome X, pea_aphid_22Mar2018_4r6ur, whole genome shotgun sequence genome:
- the LOC103309615 gene encoding uncharacterized protein K02A2.6-like encodes MEYFKNGWPAINTINDDSRLYFNQRNEIIVEEGIVYLQHKIIIPYKARPTILKLLHESHTGIVKSKNRAKNIFYWPGMLNDIEQHIISCKTCEIYRSGNRKNKLIYHEIPNLPFEKVATDVLSHGNTDYLVLIDYYSKWIELRKLKNKTAIHISKKLKGIFSRFGIPRVLVADNMPFNSHQFQSFAKLWNFKIVTSSPEYAQSNGLAEKAVHIAKQILNKCLRDQNEIEIALLEYRCTPVGNLGVAPSELLMSRLLRTKLPTADINLKPRVQDIKDKQIKIQEGYKAWYDKKANRKEIELIKGQTVMVKKKYGWVPGVVVKKAETPRSYIIKQENGRIIRRNLYHLRPSRNKFVQKSCNMAYYWDDSTNNVTEGIGETQNAENEGDQEVRAQINQKIEIRKEINPKENDEGQNYTRSGRSVKPPKRYSP; translated from the coding sequence atggaatattttaaaaatggatgGCCtgcaattaatacaattaatgatgACAGTAGGCTCTATTTCAACCAGAGAAATGAGATTATTGTAGAGGAAGGAATCGTCTACTtacaacacaaaattattataccatataaagCGAGGCCAACAATTCTAAAGCTATTACATGAAAGTCATACGggcattgtaaaatcaaaaaatcgagctaaaaatatcttttattggCCGGGCATGCTAAACGACATTGAACAGCATATAATAAGCTGTAAGACTTGTGAAATATATAGAAGTGGAAAcaggaaaaataaattaatataccatgAGATACCTAATCTACCCTTTGAAAAGGTAGCAACTGATGTATTAAGTCATGGAAATACTGATTATTTAGTACTAATAGACTATTATTCAAAGTGGATTGAGTTAAGGAAACTCAAAAATAAGACTGCAATACATATAAGTAAGAAATTGAAAGGGATCTTCAGCAGATTCGGTATTCCTAGAGTACTAGTAGCTGACAATATGCCATTCAATTCTCACCAATTTCAGTCCTTTGCAAAGCTgtggaattttaaaatagtgaCATCAAGTCCAGAATATGCTCAAAGTAACGGCTTGGCTGAAAAAGCTGTTCATAtagcaaaacaaattttgaataaatgctTAAGAGATCAAAATGAAATAGAAATAGCTCTTTTGGAGTACAGGTGTACACCGGTAGGAAATCTAGGGGTGGCACCTAGTGAATTACTGATGAGTAGGCTGTTACGAACTAAATTACCTACAgctgatattaatttaaaacctaGAGTTCAGGATATCaaagataaacaaattaaaatacaagagGGTTACAAGGCTTGGTATGATAAAAAGGCAAACAGAAAAGAAATAGAATTAATAAAAGGACAAACagtaatggttaaaaaaaaatatggatggGTACCCGGTGTAGTTGTAAAGAAGGCGGAAACGCCAAGAtcatacataataaaacaaGAAAATGGGAGAATAATTAGAAGGAACCTATATCATTTGAGACCCAGTAGAAataaatttgtacaaaaaaGTTGTAACATGGCATATTATTGGGATGACTCAACTAATAATGTTACAGAAGGAATTGGTGAAACACAAAATGCAGAGAATGAAGGGGATCAGGAAGTAAGAGcacaaattaatcaaaaaatagaaataaggAAGGAAATTAATCCAAAAGAAAATGATGAGGGCCAAAATTACACAAGAAGTGGTAGGTCTGTGAAACCACCTAAAAGATATAGCCCTTAA
- the LOC103309614 gene encoding zinc finger MYM-type protein 5-like: MNKKNKNEMKSLKHYFSALPSKPNSNSDKIDLDNPPDAVFNSKFQTTEVTDGDQRDPVKGYENAKISLTLNEGPFQPKNVLYPLRNGRKFKEIWFTQFKWLEYSVTLDSAFCFFCRAFYKIGKMDDAFTCKGYSNWKKAIEKFNNHQKSIMHLESSVRVDEFIKSLRSNSTRQIRFSAYKNKVLRYAGMMKVKKVTIKETSLNL, translated from the exons ATGAACAAGAAAAATAAGAATGAGATGAAGtctttgaaacattatttttcagCATTACCATCAAAACCAAATTCTAATTCAG aTAAAATTGACTTAGACAATCCACCAGATGCAGTATTCAATTCCAAATTCCAAACTACGGAAGTGACCG ACGGTGATCAGAGAGACCCCGTGAAAGGTTATGAAAATGCGAAGATTTCTCTCACACTTAATGAAGGTCCATTTCAacctaaaaatgtattgtatccATTACGTAATGGAAGAAAATTTAAGGAAATATGGTTTACACAATTCAAATGGCTTGAGTATAGTGTAACTCTAGACTCTGCTTTTTGCTTCTTTTGTAGAGcgttttataaaattggtaaaatggACGATGCATTTACATGCAAAGGTTATAGTAATTGGAAGAAAgctattgaaaaatttaataatcacCAAAAAAGTATCATGCATTTAGAATCTTCGGTAAGAGttgatgaatttataaaaagctTGCGCAGTAATAGTACTAGACAAATTAGATTCTCAGCATACAAAA ACAAGGTATTGCGTTACGCGGGCATGATGAAAGTGAAGAAAGTGACAATCAAGGAAACTTCCTTGAACTTATGA
- the LOC103309616 gene encoding zinc finger MYM-type protein 1-like: MGVNVLSQIIDNVKNAGMYSVIMDETQDLKKHEQVSIDLRYCDKRLNVIENFIGFYKTDKLDGETLSNLLKSTLQSLDLKIENMRGQCYDGAASMRGSYSGVAKRIRDENKLALYVHCYAHILNLCVVDVCGKVAPIRNMFGEVSILKLRISSIEQSNLNNYIDITGIPQTKNENCSEIVKQIGLKTNTIINVIEANRIYITNDKNSIIVAKLETNEMKKKFIRNSKISKLSPNIIHNEWSNEIKVYINERLKKDRRIIFGQARAAGREKKFKFVWVNNGDILLKKEESSKTIRIRTPQDLEKM, encoded by the exons atggGTGTAAATGTTTTATCTCAGATAATtgataatgtaaaaaatgcTGGTATGTACAGCGTTATAATGGACGAAACtcaagatttaaaaaaacatgaacaAGTTTCTATTGATCTGAGATACTGTGATAAAAGATTAAATGTGATAGaaaattttattggtttttataaaactGACAAATTGGATGGTGAAACcctttcaaatttattaaaaagtacttTGCAATCTTTggacttaaaaattgaaaacatgaGAGGACAATGCTACGATGGAGCTGCCTCAATGCGTGGTTCTTATTCTGGAGTAGCTAAACGAATACGAGATGAAAATAAACTAGCTTTGTATGTGCATTGTTATGCGCATATACTTAATTTGTGTGTAGTTGATGTTTGTGGTAAAGTAGCTCCAATTAGAAACATGTTtg gcGAAGTTTCGATACTCAAACTTAGAATCAGCAGTATCGAACAATCCAATCTAAATAACTACATCGATATAACCGGAATACCTCAAACCAAAAATGAAAACTGTTCtgaaatagtaaaacaaattggATTAAAAACAAACACCATTATCAACGTCATAGAAGCAAATAGAATATATATCACCAACGATAAGAACAGTATCATTGTAGCCAAACTGGAAACGAacgagatgaaaaaaaaatttattcgcAATAGCAAAATTTCCAAGCTCTCgccaaatattattcataatgaaTGGTCTAATGAAATCAAAGTGTATATCAATGAAAGGCTAAAAAAAGACCGTCGAATTATATTTGGACAAGCGAGAGCAGCtggaagagaaaaaaaattcaaatttgtatggGTCAACAATGGTGACATTCTCCTAAAAAAAGAAGAAAGTTCTAAAACAATACGCATAAGAACACCGCAAGACCTAGAGAAAATGTGA